The genomic stretch TTTGCTGTCCCGTTATAGTTTGCCTGAAGCAAGAGTATAGTTTAATTCCTGAAGACCTATATTCTGACACGATGAAacgtacatttattttatgttattttaacatttattaaacgACTTTTATTCcccaaattaattaaaattaaataaaaattaatcccAAATTTGTTCTTCCATGTGGCCCCAATACCCAATATATATCCAATAGTCTTGGATTTGTATTcagtatgatttttaaaataatttttaaactgCATTCGATTTGTTGAAACCTGtggtcatacacacacacacatacacacacaaattggATCTAGCACAGAAACAAACTGTTTGACGTTTTAATCTGGACAACAAGGGTTAAACCAATGTTAAAATGACATCAAGGCCaggctggtgaccagccaacTAGTAAGAGTTGAGGAATGACAGACAAATGGAGGGAAAACGGCAACAAAAGAAAACTCAAGCTATCAACTCAAGTCACGCTTCAAATAAGGATTCACAGATGCAGGAgaccaaaaattacaaaaaacatatttcttctaaaaataaaaaataaaaaaaaataaaaaaaaaaaacgggcctGAGCCATGAAAATGATGCATGGAATCTATGTACATCGTTCTCAGTTCATGTATGCATACAAAAATGAATCCACATCACATGATGCTTGTGTTCAAGTATATTCAACAACTTCATCTCCATGATTTAGCATTCTCATCTTTCcacatttgttttcaaaataaaatgcccttcaaaataaaaactaaaatgcaGAAAACCACATTTCATGTTCTACcaatacatatatactgtataaatacatacataaatatattttacatacaaCAGCCATAAATTTGAAAAGGGGGATATACAGAGCAAAGGGGGAGGCGgtggtagtgtgtgtgtgtgtgttttttagttTGTGTTGTAAAATGGTTTGTCCCTCCATTATTTTGTCAGTCAGACGTTTTAGTGTGGTGCatggccacacacacaaacaaacaaacaaacaaataaacaaacatcctGTCACACATTCACAtgcgcacacatacacagagtAGCAAGCTCAGTTGGCCCAGTAAGGAGAGGTGCCGTAGCTGGACTTATTGACTTGGCTCTTCTGCTGCAGGCTGCTGGACTGCCCACGCTGACTTGgaccctgaacacacacacacacacacacacacacaagttgagatcatttttattttttttgcatttcatttgCTGATTTGAGCAGTAGATTTGGGTGTGTAATGAATCTTTGTCACTACTGAAATAAATGAACTTATCCaagttattacagtttattatatatatgtaacaaatatatcatatagtcatatcaccttgtacttcgctacattacaaaaattaaaaaaaattttttttgaaaaacttaaactatattaggaaagcaggaagtgaacaaatgtaacagttactgattgtaaaagtaccagatggaggggtaggatttaataagctttgcttcttcctactccttttggacatgtggaactgggaactgattatgggatgcattcaattgtacaCGTTcaaacatgttcaaatgaaataaaaccattaccattaccaaatcatGCAGTTTCGTGGCTGAATGCTCATCAAaaagtatgcatatttaagctaatgttaCATTCTTTCGACCTAAATagctaaatgaaataaaatacaaatataaaagcatttaaaagacacattcaaagacgttgacatagtattccacactggtcactaggtgtcagaaatgttactgtaatgtttggggATTAGATCGCCAtgacaacaggcacaataatcccaagATGAAAACTCAACTCTCAACCACCaagatcacttcctgtccgccactcactCTTCTCCCTCAGGGAAtgcatttatagcaacacacacaagcatgaatcTTACGATGATGTGTCACCAAAACGAACAACAATAAAGAATGCATCGATATTTTGTCCCCACTACATTTGTGCAACGtttaaacaaaaacactacTACCTATCCACGTTTGTTTACCTGTCCATCCTGAGCCAGATGGTGGTGCAGCAGCTGAGAATGTGGTTGCTGGTGAGGCAGGATGTGAAGGAACGGGGCCGGTGCATAACCTCCAGGGGCTGCTCCGGGATTCAGGGGCCCCGGACCCCCCAGTGCAGATGGCAGGCtgaagggagggggggtcgCTGCATGGAAACCCTGCTTATCAAAAGACTAAGAGagcagaaaaacagaaaaaaatgatgaacTCTGTGAGATCCTCATTTGTTGTACTGTACTGGTCCAAAACCATTATCTATGCACCCTTAACTGCTCTGAACAGTAAACAGTAAATAAGATCAGATTAACTATTTATTCTGCGTATTCCACTGTTGTAGTATAACATTTACACATAAAGAAGACATTAGCGTATAATTAGCATCACTTACGACATACGCAAGTAGTGcaaacaactttttaaaatgcatgcaGAGGTACAGTAGCTAAAGCTACCTGATAATGACTACTTAAAATGCATCTGCTGTCATGTGATAGttgataaagttttttttttttttaaaaacctagcATTCATTTCAGGGGCTGCACgatggttgtgtggttagcgcgcagacctcacagcacattttttttttttcgcagacatttatttttgaatcattttctgcatgtaaaactataaatattgATGTGtatggaacagattcattggatttacattacttTTCATGGGAAATTTttctttggttagagtttgttttggtttgagtcggactttCTGGTATGGATTAATTaacactaaccaaggcaccactgtatttatttgtatttttttaaatctatgaCCCattctagggctgcacggtggtgcagacctcacagtgaggagacccgggttcaattccaccctcagccatctctgtgtgtagtttgcatgttctccccgtgcatgcgtgggttttctccggatactccggtttcctcccacattccaaaaacatgctaggttaattagcgactccaaattgtctataggtatgaatgtgagtgtgaatggttgtttgtctatatgtacagtACTCCTTGGACTCATTAAAGCTCACCTGGGTCTTATTGTAAACACTTCCGCTGATGTCTGGCACACCAGAGTTACTTGATGTCACTGAAACGCCTGAGAGAGGAAGCGGGATTGAGATCAATACAGACACAACGAGTACCTTTTAATACGAGTACCTACAGTACCTTTGCCAGGCCCGCTAGCAGCAGTTTTGGCTTGTGCCTGAGAGGAGGAATTGTAGCCTTTACTGTAGTCCACTCCAGCCGGTCCTGCTGTCAGCTCCTCGTACCCTGagaagaagaacaccaacaTAGTAACACAGTATACTGTGTGTATTCTTTGCAAGGAAATCGAGCATCATAACAGGACTCTGCGTTGCTTTGTCAATGACCTGAGCTGAAGGTGTGCTGGCCATAACCGCTGGGCTGCTGTTGTGTCTGCTGCTGGAAGGGGCTCGCCGACGGGTTACCCAGACCGAGTCCCATGCTGTGCTGCTTGGCTGAGGTTGGTCCCGGCCCCCCCGGAGGAACAAACATGGTGGGGCCATACTGGAATGCAGCAGCGCTCGGCACGGCGCCGGGAACCCCGGCGTAGTAAGGCAGTCCCGTGTAGCTGTAGCCGGGAGGCAGGAAGGCCTGCTGACTGCTGTGGTGCTGAGGCTGGCCCTGCGGTTGAGGCTGGGCCTGAGGAGGTTGAGGCTGGCCCTGGCTCTGGCCCTGGCTTTGGCCCTGCGGGGGTTGCTGTTGAGCTGCCAGGCTAGTGGGTGGTGCTGGAGAGGTGGAGTCATTCCTTCCaaactttgtgacttcacctGAACGGGGCGGACCACGGGGGGGGGGATGTCAAGTCGGTTTTGGATGCCTGATGCGAGGAGGGCTTACCTGAGTAGGGGTTGTTGGCGAGGTTCCCATCTCTGCTAGACAGAGTGGCAGTGGGGCCAGGGAATGTGATTCCGTAGTAATCCTggagagatggctgagggcaAAAAGACAATTGGGAACCGCTCCAAAGAAAAACTGTTAAAGGACTAAGGGGACTATGATTTAAGGCTCACCATGGGCAGTCTGGACTGGAGCATATGGAGGTCCTCATAGCCGTAGATCTGCTGTGAAAACAAATCAAGTCTTCTATTTGTAGTGCACATTAACAGTAAAATAAAGTCATCTTATAGGAACATATATCTAGTTACTGGTTTACGAGGTGGAACTACTTACTGGGTATGCTGGCAGTAGTCCCCCTGGACCCATGATATACTGGTTGGGCAGCAGAGGAGGAACTCCTTGGGACAGGTTAGGAGGGGCTTTACCTGTTGACAGCATACATGACTATACATTACTTTCAGTTACCACTCTAGTTGGATTAATATGCATCAAGTTGTATTTAAAGTGCATTCTTagacaataacaaacaaatatgGAATCCAACAATTTGCATTGTTGTGTTTTACGTGTGTACCAGTAGAGGACGAGAGCAAGGGTGCGGCTCTTGGTGCGGAAAGGTTGGATATGCCAGTAGCTCCATTGGAGCCAAGTCCCAGCGCTGAGCTGGTGGCAGCGGAGTGAAGTCCGCTGGTGCCGGCGAGACCTCCGACATTGCTGCTCATGTTGTTGcccatgttggacatgctagcCAGATGGCTGATGCTGTTGCTGctactgttgctgctgctgttgtgggCCGAGTGGAGGGCTGAGGGTGTCTGCTGCGATGACGTGTTGTAGGAGCCAGAGGAGGGAGTGAGAGAGCTCACACTGTTGCTGTCAACGCCGCTGTACTGAAGAGAGACAGAAGCAAATATACATTTGAGATGGCGTTCTATACACTTTTGTCAGCCTGTTGGTCACTAAGAGATTTTTGATGCTGGAAAAACAGGATTTCAGCCATTGTTACTTTTAGTAAACAAAGAAGAACTTACAGTGAGGGCACTGGAGCCAAGGGCTGAGGAGTGGCTGCTGCCATGGCTGCAGACAAAGCAAAAGAACATCATTATGATCAGGTTCCTCAACGTTTTTACCCGTCTATCCACTGTAGTTAGTCCGCACATTCATTAGCAATTtcgaaaatacatgaaaaaaatgtgatagtTTAAGCATTTCACCTGTTGAGTGAGTTGAGTTGGCTGGCAGAAGGAAGGTCCGGTGCCAGGCTGGAAAGCGTGGTAGAGCTCTGTGCAGGCAAGGATGGAGGGGCTAAGTGGGAGGAGGGGGGCGGAGCGCCGTTGGGGTTGACATTAAGAGACGGAGATTCAGGCTTTGGTGTGGAGGATGCTGAGGAAACTGAGAAGAGTATGACGAAAagtattggttaaaaaaaaaaaaacattcaactgtAATACAACTGTGATAGTGTgctgtgtgtgtaaaatttcagattaaaaacatttaaccaACATTTTAAGGTTttacccccaaaaaacaaatatatatgaaatgtaACAGAAACTAGTATGTAGTAGATAATCCAATCTTATTGGTTACTATCCTgtcaatataatatagtataatatagacAAGATTACTTACTGTCTAAAGCTGCAGAGGTCCTAACTCCGTTCAGACCATTctagtgaggaaaaaagttCACACATTTAGTGAAAGGTACCGTTTGCAACTAgctcaaaatgacatttttttaaaaccaaaaaaatatataagaattaGTGTTTTAAAATAGCTGATTGGAAAAcaaagtgtaaaataaaaataacaaaataaattgaaaaagaTGACTGGCCTCCATAGTGAGTGCACATACACAATAGTACTCTTAGGGACGCGACCACTAATTTGCAAtcacaattttgttatttgatggctaacattagtagctaaactttgccaaatcactAACATTATGTGACAGCAAACAACTAAGTGGGGAGTAGATGCTTGCAGCACACGTTTTCAAAGTGCTCACCATAACTGGCCCAGGGGCTTCTTTGCTCTGGGAGAAAGACAGTCTAGTGTGAGGAGGCATGGGCCCATCAAAACCTCCTCCCACCGCAGAGAAGGGGGAGGCCGAGGGTACGGAGCATGAGGAGGTGGTGGATGTGGTAAGTGACAAAGAGGGAGCATTGGCGGAGCTGGCCGTTCCTAATGAAGAGGGCGTGAGACTGGGGAGCGTCGCTGAGGAAGACTGATACACTGGCTCAGATGATGAAAGAGGGAGAGGAAGGTCGACAGAGAGAGGGTTCCCCAGCGACTCACTACGagagaaataaatgtaatttaatttaaatttaataactTTAAACCTCTTTATCGGTAAAATTTAAAGAGACCTCAGGTACCTGAGCGGTTTGGAGTACATGCTCGTCTGGCTCTGTGTCCCTGGTCCTGATGTAGGTGGCACGGGGCCAGGAGCCGAAGAGGAATCCCTGGATGTTGCGTTGACAGAGCCGTCTACAACTCCAAACTCTGGCAGAGCAGACTCAGAGCCAAAGTCTAGAGCTCCAAACTGAAGGTTTAGACCGGGGACATCAGTGGAGCCGGGCATCTCTACTGCTATGGAGGGGATCTGTCACAAAAAGAGATTGGTTGAGACAACACCTATTTTCTATTGTTCTCATTAGGGTCATACCTATGGGAAATGTAGGACCTCCAATacacctaacatgcatgtttttgggatgtgggagaaaGCCAGAGAACTCAGAGAAAatccatgaacacacacacacacatggaaacGCCATGGAAACAGAGATTTTAACTCCATGTTGACAATTAATgttaaagttataaaaaaaactagATTTGTTGTTTAAGCAATGTATAATGACCGTATGTATGTACCTAAAATAGCACTGAGTGGAGTACAGACTTCCAGCAGGATTGAAGTACAAaccaaagtaaaaaataaagtgtgAATCTGGGGGTGGttgaatgaacaaaacaaaatgtaataagttCTCCTTTATTTTTCCTTTGTGGAAATTGGTTTAGTATATTTTGTATGGTCTATAATTCATGTCAAAATGACCCGGGTAATGACTGAGGTTATCCAAACCACAAAATGGTGTTATAAGACAGTTTAGTATTATTCAGCATTTTACTTTTCCTATGAAGTAGTCCAAGAACAACAGCGGTGTAGACAAAAGTCCTTACCTTTGAAGTCGGAGGTATCCTTCGTTTCTGGCCTTTTAGTTGTACCCGCTGCTGCTGTGGTGTCCCGCAGCCCTGAGCATCCAGCCCTGCACCGGGGGCCGGGTGTTTGGCACCGACAGCCGCTGTCGATGAGCCGCTGTGCTGAGAAGCAGACGAGACGGATGCAGGGGGGGCCTGTTGTTGCGATGGGGGGCTGGGCTGACGTGCCAGAGGCAATGAGGGGCCCGGGTGCCTCTGAATGAGCTGGCTCAGCACAAGCGAAGGCTCTGGCTGCAGACCAAACTCACCtacacatttgcaaaaaaaaaaacaaaaaacatgagcATGTAAATAAACGACACGCTTGTCTGTTACTGTATTATGAGTTGACATGAATACTTACGGCTGAACTGTGAGGACAGCGAGGTGGTGTTCGATTCTGGCACTTTCATGtcccagctggaggaggagggcggAGGTATAGGTGCTCCCAGGGCTGGCAGACGACCAATTGAAGGGTTTCCTCCTTGGGTGCTGGCAAGAGGCGCCACTTGGGATGATGGCAGAGGACCCAAGCCAGGACCCTTCAGCTGTTCCAGTATCTGAGCTCCAGCACTTGGCTGAGACCGCTTGGCTTGGCCCAGATCTCCAAAACCTGCTCCCAGAACTGATGACTAGCACAGAGAAAATTTAGCTTGAGTAGGTCTTTCTTTTTAGGTCTTATTCTTTGTCATATTCTTTACCAAAGCAGCGTGAGCATAGCTGGTGCCGCTAGTAGTGTTGCGGCTGGGAGGAGGCGGCtgatgttgttgctgctgtagcGGCTGGTGGTGGTGAGAGTTAGTGAAGACCAGACTctgtgaggaagaggaggcaggTGCTTCTCTCCCTCCAACCACAGGCTTCTGCAGCAGGGAGGCCAGGTCCAGACTGcaagaaaacaattaaaatatgtaaattgtGTAATTTATTCAGCACATCATGTATTCATGTACCTTTGCCCAGGAGTGATGTGGTTCTCAGCAGGAGGTGCACATGACGACGTGAACACTTTGGTCTCAGAGAgctgcaagacaaaaaaaaaatacaaaaaaaataaacaaatcgctattataaatacacacacaacaatcaTTTTAGTTCCAAACTGTAAATGCATAACTCACACTAACATCCTCACTCCAGTCCTCAGATCCATAGTCTTCCATGGGGTTTCTCCAGTTAGCTATATAGAAAAGTAAACAAGGAGTCAAAGTAGAACAAGATGAGAGAAAGATATGTAAACAACAGTGGAGGACGCCTGAAGGAGAGTACATTTGCATAGAATTCAGTACTActatttatcacatactacagtattaattggccctgtaccctagaaaccgcccatgaatgatacaggaaaaggccgaaatgatactgtgtcaaagcccagggcagtgatactgataaaatatcgagtttaaccatgtccagtatcagcccccgtagctgtccactcagagcacgctgctctggtatcgtgcccgtgaaacaaccaatcagagaacagcgcatgaGCCCAAGTCATGAAGTGGGGTCCTGGGCTTAACTTTCTAAACTCCGtgcatgtgacaggaaatgtcactgtaactataaatattcctagtgcttctccagtcaccaaaaaacccaaacttgattaatggaactttaattgtcagacattgataagataagactgttgataaattattattgttgaaatatttttgcaattattgtgtttacacggtttagatataatacatgtaataaactgaacattttctggaaacaaaatggtcttttgattaaatagtacatgataataagctcatgattaaatagtatgtgataataagatcatcacatggtttgtctggtatcaggcccagtatcatgcccccgcgtgccagtatcagccctcgaccTTCCATGtgaaccatgtgataacctataagtacacCATGAAAACAAAACGAACCCATTTCATCTGTATTGTTGTTAGCCGTTGTGTCCCAAGCCTCACTCTGTGTGGTCCCGGTCCCACCCTCTGAGGTATAGTCTGCAGGATTGAAGGTTctggaaaatggaaaatatcATGATAAGGAGCTGGCTGAATGTAACTGCAGTTGATAGGTGAAGGCCGAAAAATAAATGAgcaacaatacagtatgtacccCATTCCCTGGGCTGAGAACCTGCTTGCTGTTGATGCTCTGCCTCTGCCTCGACCTCCCGATCCTGCGTGAAGTTCACACACACTTTAGCAAAGATCAAAACGATGAGAGAAGTCTTTTTACACCAATCTCACCACGGCCACCTTTCGCCCTGCGCCCTCGATCGGAATTTCGGTCCATTGGTGTCACCTCTATGCCGTTTTCCTCTGGACGAACTGCGCCTGGTGCAAACACACGTGGATCTAGACATTACATCGGTGGCAAATTACGCCATGAACCACAACTTAAATCTATCGAGATGTACCCTGTCGGCTTCGATTGGCCCCTTTGCCCTTGCGGTTGGGAGCCGCACGACCTTTGCTGGCCTCCCTCTCGCTTTTCTTCTCCCGGTTTTCCTTGTTCTCCTTGCTTTCTGAAGCGCCGTCCTTCGTCAGCGGCTTCTTCTTCCCTACAGTTTCCCATGACGTCTACACACAGaacataaaaaacagaaaaagaaaccaaaaagagAGTGAGAAAAGAgtgatatttttatttggtgTAATGCATGCAACACAGATGACACATATTAATTAAATGACACATATAAACTGCTCAACACCTACCATGTCCGAGGTGCTCTCCAGAAGGAAGTTGATGGCTCTGCTCACATCCTCGTTGCAGTCATGAAGTGCAACCATACATTCATCCTGGTTCCTGCCAGTCACCTCCATCAGCTGAGGGTACGTAACACCAAGCACACACTTGATACGCATGTACATAACACCAACATAACTACTCACTTGCCAAACTGACACACATCAAgtgtataaatatttaaaaacggGAAAATAATAGTCATGTTAACTGCATCTGTAATGCTTTGCAATTTTAACGCAACATGATTTTAATCGCCTGAAACAGTTTCATGCAGAATGGAGACGACTGAACAGTAGATAAGGAAACCTGTACCTGATTAACTTTGTCTTCAAAGTCAGCATCATTCTTGTCATAGATCATCTGGGCAAGCCGGATTTGCTCAGCAGTCGCCTGCAACAACAAAATACTAATTTGTAAACAATGCTTCCCACATTGGGGGGTGGAAGATACAATCAATACACTGGACCCCAGTATAGGTGTGGATGTGaaacaatactactactactaatactactgaATAGCATCTTATGTGTTAGTCCAAGCACATCAATATGACATTTGGATGTCTGGAGTATAAACTCAAGTAACTAAATGACACTTTGAGATGTGATCTCTGTCAATTAACTCTGCTATTGCTATGCTATTACCGTGTACTGGTCCAGTAAGGCAGGGTTCACGTATCAAGCATAATCTTTGGAATCTtcgtataaaaaaaacatggctaacCCTTCCGATGTGCTTGGACAGAGCTTGACTAAGTCCTGATTTACATTGTGTGAATTTAAAGCAACCAGATTTTGCAGGGTCATCTGTTACCTGattaaaaagttgttttttaaataaaaagagaatattTCTTCTTATATTGGCATCCCTCTGAAAAACACCTAAAACTGGGAGACGCCCGGCACTTTCTGCAGTTAAGTAAATAAACGACTAAACCCACTAAACTAAGAAAAAACTTTAACCACGGCTTCTCCTGACATTGTGAAATGTGAATTTTTTGGCAAGAGTATGTGGGTCActgatgttttgtttaaaaacatatGCTGCagtgagatgtgtgtgtgtgtgtttagtctCCAAACGTTTGTGGCTTTAGAGTCTCACCTGTATCTGTTTTTGTGGTTGGGATGTGTGAGTGGCAGCAGGTGGGGCTTTTTCACGGGGGCCCCGGGCCTTTTCACTGCCCAGCGAGCTCatcttatacagtatatacaaaactctgtatgtacaaaataaaaaaaatctggcaAAGAAACAAGAACAAAGAAAGCTCACAAATGTGATCATACAAAACACTCCATGACAGTCTTATTAtgcagttttaacattattattaatataagcATTATTAGTGGTCACAATTGTCCCAGTTTTGCTAAAAATCTAGGTGGAAGACAGTGATTGACCCGGTGTCCCTTTACATACCAcaaagacgtgtgtgtgtgtgtgtgtgtgtgtgtgtagcaggaAAAATAACACTACACAGCTTCAGTATCCATCTTCTCACGggtaaaaaatggcaaaaatatgcACACTATACTGGACTGTCAAAAGTTGCAAACGAGACAAATGCAATCATTCTGAATGCAAACAACTGTGTGCCAAGATGAATAGGAATATTTCTGCAAACTTCTAACAGCATACATAAACCGTGCAAGTATGTATGACAGGCAAAAACGCATGTATTATCTCAAAAATATAAAGCTGATATTCCTAATGACACCGTTGTTTTCTTGTGAGAACAATAGCAATGCAGTTGACATTGCAATAGTGACGTCATCGAATGCGCTAATACCATTGGCTGCTGGGCTGAACAAAGCTAATGCCAAGGACCTGGCTGGATTTCAGTGGCAGATTTCAATACTGACATAAATTCTATTTTGAACGAAAccatttcaaaaacaatatcAGGAACAGTAACTTCCGTTAACAAAAGAATCATTTacaagtgacaaaaataaaaaaaaacatttcaactgTCTTCGTCCAGACAATAAAGTCCATTC from Doryrhamphus excisus isolate RoL2022-K1 chromosome 1, RoL_Dexc_1.0, whole genome shotgun sequence encodes the following:
- the ubap2a gene encoding ubiquitin-associated protein 2a isoform X2; translation: MSSLGSEKARGPREKAPPAATHTSQPQKQIQATAEQIRLAQMIYDKNDADFEDKVNQLMEVTGRNQDECMVALHDCNEDVSRAINFLLESTSDMTSWETVGKKKPLTKDGASESKENKENREKKSEREASKGRAAPNRKGKGANRSRQGAVRPEENGIEVTPMDRNSDRGRRAKGGRGSGGRGRGRASTASRTFNPADYTSEGGTGTTQSEAWDTTANNNTDEMANWRNPMEDYGSEDWSEDVSLSETKVFTSSCAPPAENHITPGQSLDLASLLQKPVVGGREAPASSSSQSLVFTNSHHHQPLQQQQHQPPPPSRNTTSGTSYAHAALSSVLGAGFGDLGQAKRSQPSAGAQILEQLKGPGLGPLPSSQVAPLASTQGGNPSIGRLPALGAPIPPPSSSSWDMKVPESNTTSLSSQFSREFGLQPEPSLVLSQLIQRHPGPSLPLARQPSPPSQQQAPPASVSSASQHSGSSTAAVGAKHPAPGAGLDAQGCGTPQQQRVQLKGQKRRIPPTSKIPSIAVEMPGSTDVPGLNLQFGALDFGSESALPEFGVVDGSVNATSRDSSSAPGPVPPTSGPGTQSQTSMYSKPLSESLGNPLSVDLPLPLSSSEPVYQSSSATLPSLTPSSLGTASSANAPSLSLTTSTTSSCSVPSASPFSAVGGGFDGPMPPHTRLSFSQSKEAPGPVMNGLNGVRTSAALDISSASSTPKPESPSLNVNPNGAPPPSSHLAPPSLPAQSSTTLSSLAPDLPSASQLNSLNSHGSSHSSALGSSALTYSGVDSNSVSSLTPSSGSYNTSSQQTPSALHSAHNSSSNSSSNSISHLASMSNMGNNMSSNVGGLAGTSGLHSAATSSALGLGSNGATGISNLSAPRAAPLLSSSTGKAPPNLSQGVPPLLPNQYIMGPGGLLPAYPQIYGYEDLHMLQSRLPMPSLQDYYGITFPGPTATLSSRDGNLANNPYSGEVTKFGRNDSTSPAPPTSLAAQQQPPQGQSQGQSQGQPQPPQAQPQPQGQPQHHSSQQAFLPPGYSYTGLPYYAGVPGAVPSAAAFQYGPTMFVPPGGPGPTSAKQHSMGLGLGNPSASPFQQQTQQQPSGYGQHTFSSGYEELTAGPAGVDYSKGYNSSSQAQAKTAASGPGKGVSVTSSNSGVPDISGSVYNKTQSFDKQGFHAATPPPFSLPSALGGPGPLNPGAAPGGYAPAPFLHILPHQQPHSQLLHHHLAQDGQGPSQRGQSSSLQQKSQVNKSSYGTSPYWAN
- the ubap2a gene encoding ubiquitin-associated protein 2a isoform X1 → MSSLGSEKARGPREKAPPAATHTSQPQKQIQATAEQIRLAQMIYDKNDADFEDKVNQLMEVTGRNQDECMVALHDCNEDVSRAINFLLESTSDMTSWETVGKKKPLTKDGASESKENKENREKKSEREASKGRAAPNRKGKGANRSRQGAVRPEENGIEVTPMDRNSDRGRRAKGGRGSGGRGRGRASTASRFSAQGMGTFNPADYTSEGGTGTTQSEAWDTTANNNTDEMANWRNPMEDYGSEDWSEDVSLSETKVFTSSCAPPAENHITPGQSLDLASLLQKPVVGGREAPASSSSQSLVFTNSHHHQPLQQQQHQPPPPSRNTTSGTSYAHAALSSVLGAGFGDLGQAKRSQPSAGAQILEQLKGPGLGPLPSSQVAPLASTQGGNPSIGRLPALGAPIPPPSSSSWDMKVPESNTTSLSSQFSREFGLQPEPSLVLSQLIQRHPGPSLPLARQPSPPSQQQAPPASVSSASQHSGSSTAAVGAKHPAPGAGLDAQGCGTPQQQRVQLKGQKRRIPPTSKIPSIAVEMPGSTDVPGLNLQFGALDFGSESALPEFGVVDGSVNATSRDSSSAPGPVPPTSGPGTQSQTSMYSKPLSESLGNPLSVDLPLPLSSSEPVYQSSSATLPSLTPSSLGTASSANAPSLSLTTSTTSSCSVPSASPFSAVGGGFDGPMPPHTRLSFSQSKEAPGPVMNGLNGVRTSAALDISSASSTPKPESPSLNVNPNGAPPPSSHLAPPSLPAQSSTTLSSLAPDLPSASQLNSLNSHGSSHSSALGSSALTYSGVDSNSVSSLTPSSGSYNTSSQQTPSALHSAHNSSSNSSSNSISHLASMSNMGNNMSSNVGGLAGTSGLHSAATSSALGLGSNGATGISNLSAPRAAPLLSSSTGKAPPNLSQGVPPLLPNQYIMGPGGLLPAYPQIYGYEDLHMLQSRLPMPSLQDYYGITFPGPTATLSSRDGNLANNPYSGEVTKFGRNDSTSPAPPTSLAAQQQPPQGQSQGQSQGQPQPPQAQPQPQGQPQHHSSQQAFLPPGYSYTGLPYYAGVPGAVPSAAAFQYGPTMFVPPGGPGPTSAKQHSMGLGLGNPSASPFQQQTQQQPSGYGQHTFSSGYEELTAGPAGVDYSKGYNSSSQAQAKTAASGPGKGVSVTSSNSGVPDISGSVYNKTQSFDKQGFHAATPPPFSLPSALGGPGPLNPGAAPGGYAPAPFLHILPHQQPHSQLLHHHLAQDGQGPSQRGQSSSLQQKSQVNKSSYGTSPYWAN